The Gemmatimonadales bacterium sequence GCTCGAACGCGCGCGGAAGGCGCTGGAGAAGGACGGCCTGCTCGACCCGGCGCGCAAGCGCGCGCTGCCGCCGTTCCCGCGCGCGATCGGCATGGTGACCAGCCCCGATGGCGCGGCCTGGCGCGACGTCGTCGCCGTCATCGCGCGCCGCTGGCCGATGGTGGAGCTGGTCCTCGTCCCTGCCCGAGTGCAGGGCGATGATGCGCCGCGCGACCTCTGCCACGCCCTCGCGCTGGCGAATCGCTGCGACCGGCTGGACCTGCTGATCGTTGGGCGGGGCGGGGGATCCAAGGAGGACCTCCAGGCGTTCAACGACGAGAAGGTCGCGCGGGCCGTCGCGGCCGCGCGCATGCCCACGATCTCCGCGGTAGGGCACGAGACCGACGTCACGCTCACGGACCTCGTCGCCGACGTCCGCGCCGCCACGCCGTCCGCCGCCGCGGAGAAGGCGGTGCCGGACCGCATGGAGGTGATGCGGCTGCTGGCCTCGCTGGAGGCCGCTCTCGGGGTCCGGGCCGGTCGTCGCCTGGACGCGGCGGGCGCCCGGCTGGCCCACGCGCAAAGCCGGATTTCTGGGGCAGTCTCGGCCCGGGTGCACGGTGCCCAGCGGCGGCTGGGCCAGGCGGCGATCCGGATGGCGGCGGTGTGCGCGGCCATCAAGGAATCGCGCCGCGCCGACCTCGACCGGCTCACCGCATCGCTCGACGCGCTCTCGCCCCTCAGAGTGCTGGACCGTGGTTACAGCGTCGCCCGCGATGGCGCCGGCCGGGTCCTGCGCCGCGTCGCCGACTTCCCGGTCGGTGCGGCCTTCCACCTCCGCGTAGTGGACGGCGAGGTCGACGCCGTCACGGTGGACGAGTCGTGAGCCGCGAACCGGAGGGTACCGCTCCCCAGGGTCCCGCTCCCTCCCTTCAGGCCGACCTCGCCCGCCTCGAAGCCATCGTCCGCGCCCTCGAGGCCAACGACCTCGACCTCGACACGGCACTGGCACTCTTCGAGGAAGGGGTGGGCCGGCTGCGGGAGGCGCGGGAGCGCCTCGCCGCGGCGGAACTCAGGTTGAAGCAATTGCGTGCAGCCGCCGACGGCGGCACGGACGTTGATGACCTCGACGGCTGAACGCGCGCCGGACATCCACGCGTTCCTGGCGCGCACGCGCGGGGAGACCGATCGCGCGCTCGAACTTGCCCTGGCGGAGATCCTCGCCCAGGCGCCGTCCGGACTCTGCGAGGCGATCTCCTACGCAGTCATGGGCTCAGGCAAGCGCTTCCGGCCTGCGCTGGTCATCGCGTCGTACGAAACCGCGGGTGGCGCCCATGCCGCCATCGCGGACCTCGCCGCGGCGGTCGAGATCGTACACGCCTACTCGCTCGTCCACGACGATCTCCCCTGCATGGACGACGATGACCTCCGGCGTGGCCGGCCGACGCTCCACCGCGCGTTCGACGTGCAACTCGCGACGGTCGCCGGGTTCGCGATGGTGCCGGTCGCGGCCGCCGCCGCCATGCGCGGCGCGCGTCGGCTCGGCCTCGGCGCGGATTCGGAGCGCGACATCGCGCTGGTCCTTTTCCGGGCCGCCGGCGCCGGCGGGATGATCGGCGGACAGGTGCTCGACCTGCTCGCGGGAGGGCACGACGCGACTGCGGCCGACGTGACCGACATCGAGGCCCGGAAGACCGGCGCCCTCATCTCCGCGTCGGTGGAGATCGGCGCCGTGGCGGCCGGCGTCCCCGAGCCGCGGCGCGCGGCCTACCGCGCTTTCGGGGAAGACGTCGGCCTCGCTTTCCAGATCGCCGACGACGTGCTCGACATGACCGGCACTTCCAGCGAGCTCGGCAAGACGGCAGGGAAGGACGCGAAACTGGGCAAGCCCACGTTCCCCATGCTCCTCGGGGTCGAGGGCGCCCAGCGCGAGGCCGAACGGCTGGCGGAGCGCGCGGTGGCCCATCTTGCCGCTGGGGGAGTATCTTCCCCCCTGCTGGCGGCGCTGGCCCGGTTCGTGGTTTCGCGCCGGTCATAACCGAATCAAGGAGTCGCAGAAGGCATGGCCCTGCTGGAATCGATCCGCGGTCCGGAAGACGTCAAGAAGCTGTCCCGGGAGCAGTTACAGCCTCTGGCGGACGAGGTGCGCCAGCGGCTGATCGACGTGGTGTCCGGCACCGGCGGCCACATCGGCGCCGGCCTCGGCGTGGTGGAGCTGACGGTCGCACTGATCACGAGCTTCGACAGCCCGCGCGACCAGATCGTGGGGGACGTCGGGCACCAGGGCTATCCGTGGAAGATCCTCACCGGCCGCAACGAACGGTTACCGACGCTGCGCCAGCAGGGGGGCCTCAACGGCTTCCTCCGCCGGTCGGAGAGCGAGCACGACATGTTCGGCGCCGGCCACGCCGGCACCGCGATGTCGGCGGCGTTCGGGATGGCGACGGCCCGCGACCTCAAGGGCGAACACTACCACGTCGTCGCCGTCGTGGGCGACGGGGCCCTGACCTGCGGGATGCCCTACGAGGGCATGAACAACGCCGGGCACAGCAGCCGCG is a genomic window containing:
- the xseA gene encoding exodeoxyribonuclease VII large subunit, yielding MSLELSLDAAPRERPLSVLELTESAQRVLERAFPAPWVEGEVSNFARQTSGHWYFTLKDEHAEVRCAMFRNDNRRFPAEPENGLKVFARGRLTVWPPRGAMQFVVKDLLPTTEGGFYAIALERARKALEKDGLLDPARKRALPPFPRAIGMVTSPDGAAWRDVVAVIARRWPMVELVLVPARVQGDDAPRDLCHALALANRCDRLDLLIVGRGGGSKEDLQAFNDEKVARAVAAARMPTISAVGHETDVTLTDLVADVRAATPSAAAEKAVPDRMEVMRLLASLEAALGVRAGRRLDAAGARLAHAQSRISGAVSARVHGAQRRLGQAAIRMAAVCAAIKESRRADLDRLTASLDALSPLRVLDRGYSVARDGAGRVLRRVADFPVGAAFHLRVVDGEVDAVTVDES
- the xseB gene encoding exodeoxyribonuclease VII small subunit, whose translation is MSREPEGTAPQGPAPSLQADLARLEAIVRALEANDLDLDTALALFEEGVGRLREARERLAAAELRLKQLRAAADGGTDVDDLDG
- a CDS encoding polyprenyl synthetase family protein, producing MTSTAERAPDIHAFLARTRGETDRALELALAEILAQAPSGLCEAISYAVMGSGKRFRPALVIASYETAGGAHAAIADLAAAVEIVHAYSLVHDDLPCMDDDDLRRGRPTLHRAFDVQLATVAGFAMVPVAAAAAMRGARRLGLGADSERDIALVLFRAAGAGGMIGGQVLDLLAGGHDATAADVTDIEARKTGALISASVEIGAVAAGVPEPRRAAYRAFGEDVGLAFQIADDVLDMTGTSSELGKTAGKDAKLGKPTFPMLLGVEGAQREAERLAERAVAHLAAGGVSSPLLAALARFVVSRRS